A portion of the Algisphaera agarilytica genome contains these proteins:
- a CDS encoding Ldh family oxidoreductase: MSNLIFPIESHNALVAAAYQHRGYTADEAQQAARFSQLTAWYGIKTHNALKALHLDHLFGSGNETNPGCVPGAEIEKLPSRFAAAEQWNANRKLGQAVAFEAIEAAEKMADQYGVGIVSVDYAFHYLWGGGYVMDSAKRGYIAYTNCTAALAEVVPFMGKHPTLGTNPHSWGFPTQDAIGYPIVIDWATSTVAMGRVQQFKREGLTLPPDSAVDKDGNPTQDPNQVHALQPFGRHKGYGLSLINELVGGFIGGSLPTLRSRPEDIPAGTEGEKTTPSFYFQVIHPDAVSGGAFACGRDQAANVKAVIEDVVGHGNVDNGTILPGELEYRASLESEKAGGLLFTEAEIAEFKELADECGHDFDPKILKNA, encoded by the coding sequence ATGTCGAATCTGATCTTCCCTATCGAATCTCACAACGCCCTCGTCGCCGCCGCCTACCAGCACCGCGGCTACACCGCCGACGAGGCCCAGCAGGCCGCCCGCTTCAGCCAGCTCACCGCGTGGTACGGCATCAAGACGCACAACGCCCTCAAGGCCCTGCACCTCGACCACCTCTTCGGCAGCGGCAACGAGACCAACCCCGGCTGCGTGCCCGGCGCGGAGATCGAAAAGCTCCCCAGCAGGTTTGCCGCCGCCGAGCAGTGGAACGCCAACCGCAAGCTCGGCCAGGCCGTGGCTTTTGAAGCCATCGAGGCCGCCGAGAAGATGGCCGACCAGTACGGCGTCGGCATCGTGTCCGTCGACTACGCCTTCCATTACCTCTGGGGCGGCGGCTACGTCATGGATTCGGCCAAACGCGGCTACATCGCCTACACCAACTGCACCGCCGCCCTCGCCGAAGTCGTCCCCTTCATGGGCAAGCACCCCACCCTCGGCACCAACCCCCACTCCTGGGGCTTCCCCACCCAAGACGCCATCGGCTACCCCATCGTCATCGACTGGGCCACCTCCACCGTCGCCATGGGACGCGTCCAACAATTTAAACGTGAAGGGCTCACCCTGCCCCCCGACTCCGCGGTCGACAAGGACGGCAACCCCACGCAAGACCCCAACCAGGTCCACGCCCTCCAGCCCTTCGGCCGACACAAGGGCTACGGCCTGTCGCTCATCAACGAACTCGTCGGCGGCTTCATCGGCGGCAGCCTCCCCACCCTCCGCTCACGCCCCGAAGACATCCCCGCGGGGACCGAAGGCGAAAAGACCACCCCGTCGTTCTACTTCCAGGTCATCCACCCGGATGCGGTCAGCGGCGGAGCGTTCGCCTGCGGCCGTGACCAGGCCGCCAACGTCAAGGCCGTCATCGAAGATGTCGTCGGCCACGGCAACGTCGACAACGGCACCATCCTCCCCGGCGAACTCGAATACCGCGCCTCACTCGAAAGCGAAAAGGCCGGCGGCCTGCTCTTCACCGAAGCCGAGATCGCCGAGTTCAAAGAACTCGCCGACGAGTGCGGTCACGATTTCGACCCGAAAATACTAAAAAACGCCTAG
- a CDS encoding nucleotidyltransferase domain-containing protein, translating into MYKHHQASIDNVRQHFADDPEVTGVLLGGSIAHGSATEASDIDIMLVVADERYEQRKAEGAIHFFSNELAPYEGGYVDGKYTSRAYMQRVAQDGSEPSRYAFLDTQVLLDRDGGLDALAQQASAYPDQGVDERIAVFYAQLEGWRWYCGEALRHGNPHLLNWSVGRLVLFGGRMLLAHNRLLFPYHKWFLRVLDGATEKPDGIGSQIDTLYREPTQEHIETFFESVRDFRDWPKPATGWPARFMADSELAWLSGPVGVDDW; encoded by the coding sequence TTGTACAAGCACCACCAGGCATCGATCGACAACGTCCGCCAGCACTTCGCCGACGACCCGGAGGTGACGGGCGTTCTGCTCGGCGGATCGATCGCCCACGGCAGCGCGACCGAGGCGTCGGACATCGACATCATGTTGGTGGTCGCCGACGAACGGTACGAACAGCGCAAGGCCGAGGGGGCGATCCATTTTTTCAGCAACGAGCTCGCGCCCTATGAAGGCGGGTACGTGGACGGCAAGTACACCAGCCGGGCGTACATGCAACGCGTCGCGCAGGACGGCAGCGAGCCCAGCCGATACGCCTTCCTCGACACGCAGGTGCTGCTCGACCGCGACGGCGGTTTGGACGCCCTCGCCCAACAGGCCTCGGCCTATCCCGACCAAGGCGTCGACGAACGCATCGCCGTGTTCTACGCCCAGCTCGAAGGCTGGCGGTGGTACTGCGGCGAAGCGCTGCGCCACGGCAACCCCCACCTGCTGAACTGGTCGGTAGGCCGACTGGTCCTCTTCGGCGGGCGGATGCTGCTGGCCCACAACCGCCTGCTGTTCCCGTACCACAAGTGGTTCCTGCGCGTGCTCGACGGGGCGACGGAGAAGCCCGACGGCATCGGGTCGCAGATCGACACGCTCTACCGCGAGCCGACCCAAGAACACATCGAGACGTTTTTCGAGTCGGTCCGAGACTTCCGCGATTGGCCCAAGCCCGCGACCGGCTGGCCCGCCCGGTTCATGGCCGACTCAGAACTCGCCTGGCTCAGCGGCCCGGTGGGCGTGGACGACTGGTGA
- a CDS encoding PEP-CTERM sorting domain-containing protein, with protein MRYPRMRLGLVLVAGLIALQSAVAGATPTVWSGLDFAFTKANGADHTDPANQDAITSQVELTRAATQGLFNIAAESGYKATSPAGTEWAFLQNNPGQSEQDLVSTNWSLLNFADWTTALGGRGVLAGAILNGPGVLHLIDEDIYLDIQFTAWGLRGNGGFSYLRSVPEPGAGLLVGLAGFAALSRRR; from the coding sequence ATGCGTTACCCCAGGATGCGGTTGGGCCTTGTTTTGGTCGCGGGTCTGATTGCGCTGCAGTCCGCCGTGGCGGGGGCGACGCCGACCGTTTGGAGCGGGCTGGACTTTGCCTTCACCAAGGCGAACGGGGCGGACCACACCGACCCCGCGAACCAGGACGCCATCACGTCGCAGGTCGAGTTGACCCGCGCGGCAACGCAGGGCTTGTTCAACATCGCCGCAGAATCCGGTTACAAGGCCACGTCCCCCGCGGGCACCGAATGGGCGTTCCTCCAAAACAACCCCGGCCAGTCCGAGCAAGACCTGGTCAGCACCAACTGGTCCCTGCTCAACTTCGCCGACTGGACCACCGCGCTGGGCGGCCGGGGCGTGCTGGCCGGGGCGATCCTCAACGGCCCCGGGGTGCTGCACCTCATCGACGAAGACATCTACCTCGATATCCAATTCACCGCGTGGGGTTTGCGGGGCAACGGCGGGTTTTCGTATCTGCGTTCGGTCCCCGAGCCTGGCGCCGGTCTGCTGGTGGGGCTGGCGGGCTTCGCCGCTCTCTCGCGACGACGTTGA
- a CDS encoding zinc ribbon domain-containing protein encodes MPTYQYYCTDNHQTLEVMHGMSATVETWGELCELAETDLGKTPADTPVEKLLGTGMVLSKKPDPADCTGPPAGGGCCGGMCSGH; translated from the coding sequence ATGCCGACCTACCAATACTACTGCACCGACAACCACCAGACCCTCGAAGTGATGCACGGCATGTCCGCGACCGTCGAGACCTGGGGCGAGCTCTGTGAACTCGCCGAAACTGATCTGGGCAAGACCCCCGCCGATACGCCGGTCGAGAAGCTGCTGGGCACCGGCATGGTGCTGTCCAAGAAGCCCGACCCCGCCGACTGCACCGGCCCACCGGCGGGCGGCGGTTGCTGCGGCGGGATGTGCAGCGGGCATTGA
- a CDS encoding reverse transcriptase family protein produces the protein MMQRHVFAHAEQGGPIPGNPAKGFLWLFAIIFAVLTVVVICVAIVLWLQRLALLPKPHETHRTDRRRTRLGRGKDLAELARRLDTSAQKLQTANRRYHRFTTAKKRGGTRVLHAPNPELKHLQRLIHRRLLRKLQVHWCATGFEPGVSIAHNAAFHAGQAVVIKLDLKDFFPNTTAERVEHYFRRIGWDAESAALLTELCTHEGGLPQGAPTSPRLSNLINHVMDAQILRYVEAHHGTYTRYADDITVSYPEDWPKYVRGTIQHVRRTAKRHGYTVHTRGKLRVVRRHQQQRVTGLVVNDRVNLPREKRRWLRAVEHRLKTQGRASLTAQELEGWKALSQMVDRHANPEAG, from the coding sequence ATGATGCAAAGACACGTCTTTGCCCATGCTGAGCAAGGCGGGCCGATCCCCGGTAACCCGGCGAAAGGCTTTTTGTGGCTCTTCGCAATCATCTTCGCGGTGCTGACGGTCGTCGTGATCTGCGTCGCGATCGTGCTGTGGCTGCAACGCCTCGCGCTGCTGCCCAAGCCCCACGAAACGCACCGCACAGACCGCCGTCGCACCCGGCTGGGTAGGGGCAAAGACCTCGCCGAACTCGCCCGGCGTCTGGATACTTCCGCGCAGAAACTGCAAACCGCCAACCGCAGGTACCACCGCTTCACCACCGCCAAGAAACGCGGCGGCACACGCGTGCTCCACGCGCCCAACCCCGAGCTCAAACACCTGCAACGGCTGATCCACCGCAGGCTGCTCCGCAAGCTCCAGGTGCATTGGTGCGCGACCGGGTTTGAGCCGGGCGTGTCGATCGCGCACAACGCCGCGTTCCACGCCGGGCAGGCGGTGGTGATCAAGCTCGACCTCAAGGACTTCTTCCCGAACACCACGGCCGAGCGTGTCGAGCACTACTTCCGCCGCATCGGCTGGGACGCCGAGTCCGCCGCCCTGCTCACCGAACTCTGCACCCACGAAGGCGGGCTCCCCCAGGGTGCCCCGACCAGCCCGCGCCTGAGCAACCTGATCAACCACGTGATGGACGCCCAGATCTTGCGCTACGTCGAGGCGCACCACGGCACCTACACCCGCTACGCCGACGACATCACCGTCAGCTACCCCGAGGACTGGCCGAAGTACGTCCGCGGCACGATCCAACACGTCCGCCGCACCGCCAAACGCCACGGCTACACCGTCCACACCCGCGGCAAGCTCCGCGTCGTCAGACGACACCAGCAGCAACGCGTCACTGGGCTGGTGGTCAACGACCGGGTGAACCTACCCCGCGAGAAACGCCGATGGCTGCGGGCCGTGGAACACCGGCTGAAGACCCAGGGCCGGGCCTCGCTGACCGCCCAAGAGTTAGAGGGTTGGAAAGCGCTGAGCCAGATGGTCGACCGCCACGCGAACCCCGAAGCGGGATAA